A stretch of the Bordetella genomosp. 8 genome encodes the following:
- a CDS encoding cupin domain-containing protein — protein sequence MSEETSMQDARARQDLKAELAKFNCRVHQPDDPPVFTREPKSSTQTVHWRWADLQPLLQRLGSELDIGSGGQRRTLRLANPGLPYGTTHTFWASIQVILPGEIAAAHRHTANAFRFIMKGGGATTTVDGERYVMNEGDLVLTPSMCWHDHEYHGDQPMVWLDILDVSVMQMLHASFFEAHVSEQQPVLPVPDRSERLFGNALMMPPAVEPTGTGENPLLVYPRAMALESLDRIAVLGSDPADDLIQEYRNPVNGGPAMRTMDMRLQRLRAGFQGVARRHTGSKLYYVVSGTGRTVVEGVVYDWQQGDFLTIKPWAWHSHANAGNGDAVLFQVNDFPVMQKLGYYREEVAHEPVSVSKGN from the coding sequence ATGAGTGAAGAGACAAGCATGCAGGACGCGCGGGCGCGCCAGGACCTCAAGGCCGAGCTGGCGAAATTCAATTGCCGGGTGCACCAGCCGGACGATCCGCCCGTATTCACCCGCGAGCCGAAGTCGAGCACCCAGACCGTGCATTGGCGATGGGCCGACCTGCAACCCTTGCTCCAGCGCCTGGGGTCCGAGCTCGACATAGGTTCGGGCGGTCAGCGCCGCACGCTGCGGCTGGCCAATCCCGGGCTGCCTTATGGCACGACGCACACGTTCTGGGCGTCGATCCAGGTGATCCTGCCCGGTGAAATCGCCGCCGCGCACCGGCATACCGCGAATGCCTTCCGGTTCATCATGAAAGGCGGCGGCGCCACGACCACCGTCGATGGCGAGCGCTATGTGATGAACGAGGGCGACCTGGTTCTTACGCCGTCGATGTGCTGGCACGACCATGAATACCATGGGGATCAACCGATGGTATGGCTAGACATCCTCGACGTGTCCGTGATGCAGATGCTGCATGCCAGTTTCTTCGAAGCGCATGTTTCGGAACAGCAACCGGTGCTGCCCGTGCCGGACCGGTCCGAACGTCTATTCGGAAACGCCCTGATGATGCCGCCGGCGGTCGAGCCGACAGGGACGGGCGAGAATCCGCTATTGGTCTACCCGCGCGCGATGGCGCTCGAATCGCTGGACCGTATCGCCGTGCTGGGCAGCGATCCGGCCGACGACCTGATCCAGGAATATCGCAATCCCGTCAACGGCGGCCCGGCCATGCGGACGATGGACATGCGGCTGCAGCGGCTGCGCGCTGGTTTCCAGGGCGTCGCGCGCCGTCATACGGGAAGCAAGCTCTATTACGTCGTCTCGGGCACGGGCCGAACGGTCGTCGAGGGCGTCGTGTACGACTGGCAGCAGGGTGATTTCCTGACGATCAAGCCGTGGGCGTGGCACTCGCACGCCAATGCAGGCAATGGCGATGCGGTGCTGTTCCAGGTCAATGACTTCCCGGTCATGCAAAAGCTCGGCTATTACCGCGAAGAAGTCGCGCACGAACCTGTTTCCGTCTCCAAGGGCAACTGA
- a CDS encoding LysR family transcriptional regulator has translation MELRQLRHFIAVAEEANFTRAADRCHIVQSALSTSIRLLEEELKAKLFLRNTRQVSLTAAGAAFLQRTRQALDILDQAVMDLADVQAMRKGRLSIGTVQSLPPFLNLPELLARFYRDHPEIEVKLIQGAAPDLNEKIASRALDLAIIPIEERGDKLAAHVVACDDMVLACSRSHALASRKSIGLKQLTTEPFVDFVAGQGTRRLVDRAFAEAGLARRVALEVADLDTLIDFIRQGMGVGLLPAAIVGRHGGSLASIPLKGKELCWELVVTHIRSSGPRQADALDVAPATFLQALLSTTAIYAVDE, from the coding sequence GTGGAACTGAGGCAGTTGCGCCACTTCATTGCGGTGGCCGAAGAAGCGAATTTCACCCGGGCGGCGGACCGCTGCCATATTGTGCAATCCGCGCTATCCACGTCCATCCGGCTATTGGAAGAGGAGCTGAAGGCCAAACTCTTCCTGCGTAACACCCGGCAGGTGAGCCTGACCGCCGCGGGCGCGGCGTTTCTCCAGCGAACCCGCCAGGCGCTGGATATCCTGGACCAGGCGGTGATGGATCTGGCCGACGTCCAGGCCATGCGCAAAGGCAGGCTTTCCATCGGTACGGTGCAAAGCCTGCCTCCCTTCCTCAACCTCCCTGAGCTCCTCGCCCGGTTCTACCGCGACCATCCGGAGATCGAAGTCAAATTGATCCAGGGCGCCGCACCGGACCTGAACGAGAAAATTGCATCAAGGGCATTGGACCTGGCGATCATACCGATCGAGGAACGCGGCGATAAGCTCGCGGCACATGTCGTCGCGTGTGACGACATGGTGCTCGCATGCTCCCGCTCGCACGCACTGGCGTCCAGGAAATCGATAGGATTGAAGCAGTTGACGACCGAGCCCTTCGTCGATTTCGTCGCCGGCCAAGGGACCCGGCGATTGGTAGACCGCGCGTTCGCTGAGGCCGGCCTGGCGCGACGGGTGGCCCTGGAAGTCGCCGACCTCGACACCCTGATCGACTTCATTCGCCAGGGCATGGGTGTGGGTCTGCTGCCGGCGGCGATAGTGGGCAGGCACGGCGGCAGCTTGGCCAGCATTCCACTGAAAGGCAAGGAGCTTTGCTGGGAACTCGTCGTCACCCATATCCGGTCGTCCGGACCGCGGCAGGCCGACGCGCTCGACGTCGCGCCTGCGACCTTCCTGCAGGCGTTGCTGTCCACCACGGCTATCTACGCCGTAGATGAGTGA
- a CDS encoding Bug family tripartite tricarboxylate transporter substrate binding protein — translation MKFPKLFAALAAFAAATCLAGAAQGAFPDKPIRFIIPFPPGGSTDTLGRMVARGMSDKLGQPVIVENLAGAGGALGVQNVARSNPEGYTLLFTVSGPITLIPLVNKAVRYKMEDLEPIGIVAHTPLLLVVPSGSPWKSLNDLVVAGKATKKDNFASPGIGSVTHVASETVNLQAGTQFQHIPYKGTPDILIAMAAGDVQWYTIAGIDGKGPVADGRLRPLATLSLERSPNFPSIPTMQEQGVAGFDISAWFGVFAPREIPAQNREVLNSAVKAVMNDPAFVNRMKEFGADVKPDDADIGKVKTFLGQERASYEKTVKALNLSQ, via the coding sequence ATGAAATTTCCAAAACTGTTCGCTGCCCTGGCGGCATTCGCGGCGGCCACCTGTCTGGCGGGCGCCGCACAGGGTGCTTTTCCGGACAAGCCCATTCGTTTCATCATTCCATTCCCCCCTGGCGGGTCGACGGACACACTGGGCAGGATGGTGGCCCGGGGCATGAGCGACAAGCTCGGGCAGCCGGTGATCGTCGAAAACCTGGCCGGCGCGGGAGGCGCGCTTGGCGTGCAAAACGTGGCGAGGTCCAATCCTGAGGGATACACGTTGCTGTTTACGGTGTCCGGCCCGATTACGCTCATCCCGCTGGTGAACAAGGCGGTTCGCTACAAGATGGAAGACCTCGAGCCGATTGGCATCGTCGCGCACACACCGCTGCTGCTGGTGGTGCCGTCGGGCTCTCCGTGGAAGAGCCTGAATGACCTGGTTGTTGCCGGCAAGGCCACGAAGAAGGACAACTTCGCGTCGCCTGGCATCGGCTCGGTCACGCATGTGGCCAGCGAAACCGTGAACTTGCAGGCCGGTACCCAGTTCCAGCACATCCCTTACAAGGGTACGCCAGACATATTGATCGCGATGGCCGCCGGCGACGTGCAGTGGTACACGATCGCCGGTATCGATGGCAAGGGCCCCGTCGCGGATGGACGGCTGCGTCCGCTGGCGACCTTGAGCCTCGAACGATCGCCGAACTTTCCGTCGATTCCGACCATGCAGGAGCAGGGTGTCGCGGGCTTCGATATCTCAGCCTGGTTCGGGGTATTCGCGCCGCGCGAGATTCCGGCGCAGAACCGCGAGGTGTTAAATTCGGCGGTCAAGGCGGTGATGAACGATCCGGCCTTCGTCAACCGGATGAAAGAGTTCGGCGCGGACGTCAAGCCCGACGATGCGGATATCGGCAAGGTCAAGACCTTCCTGGGCCAAGAGCGGGCCAGCTATGAAAAGACGGTCAAGGCATTGAACCTGAGCCAGTGA
- a CDS encoding fumarylacetoacetate hydrolase family protein, with product MKIASFNDFQVGVVTDAGIANVTGALPDFLARLPGQRVNWLIENWTECKAMLEQAAASAPMHRLADVQLLAANPTPPHIFAAPANYRKHIGELGDRSVTTGGRSAREQGFFLKAPSSVVGAGGTVWLPKGSSRRFDHESELAVIIGRTARDVPRASALDYVFGYACLIDGTMRIEKGSGEEERTMRKSFDTFTPLGPYLVTADEISDPGKLRNRLWVNEDLRQDANTSDLIVGIPELIEMISSVLTLRPGDVIATGTPEGVGPMASGDTVRIAIDQVGEMSVKVREREAVAPRPY from the coding sequence ATGAAGATCGCTTCCTTCAACGATTTCCAGGTGGGCGTTGTTACCGATGCCGGCATAGCGAACGTCACCGGCGCGTTGCCGGATTTCCTCGCGCGATTGCCGGGGCAACGCGTCAACTGGCTCATCGAGAACTGGACGGAATGCAAGGCAATGCTTGAGCAGGCCGCGGCCAGCGCACCCATGCACCGTCTTGCCGACGTGCAGCTGCTCGCCGCCAACCCAACGCCGCCGCACATCTTCGCCGCGCCGGCCAATTACCGTAAGCACATCGGCGAGCTGGGCGACCGCTCGGTCACGACCGGCGGCCGGAGCGCGCGGGAGCAGGGCTTTTTCCTGAAGGCACCGTCCAGCGTGGTGGGCGCAGGCGGTACGGTCTGGCTGCCGAAAGGCTCGAGCAGGCGCTTCGACCACGAGTCCGAGCTTGCCGTCATCATCGGCAGGACGGCCCGCGACGTCCCGCGGGCCAGCGCGCTCGATTACGTCTTCGGGTATGCCTGCCTCATAGACGGAACGATGCGTATCGAAAAAGGTTCGGGCGAAGAAGAACGCACGATGCGCAAGTCCTTCGATACCTTTACGCCCCTCGGCCCCTACCTGGTGACGGCGGACGAGATATCCGATCCGGGGAAACTGCGGAATCGCCTCTGGGTCAATGAAGACCTGCGCCAGGATGCCAACACCTCGGATCTGATCGTCGGCATCCCTGAGTTGATCGAAATGATCTCTTCGGTGCTGACGTTGCGCCCGGGCGACGTGATCGCGACCGGGACGCCGGAAGGCGTGGGACCAATGGCAAGCGGCGATACCGTCCGTATCGCGATCGACCAAGTCGGGGAAATGTCGGTGAAGGTGCGCGAGCGCGAAGCGGTCGCACCACGTCCTTATTGA
- a CDS encoding Bug family tripartite tricarboxylate transporter substrate binding protein, translating into MIRLTAIGVALAVISAGAGAQEYPTHPVTIIVPFAAGGGTDQSARLAAQLLTKSLHQTFVVENKAGAGGMIGLGQLARAKPDGYTLGWAGNSPLTIAPYLQKSPPYDPATAFTPVSLAGLSSSVLLARPGLDVRNLQAFVAKAKAQPGSISFGTSGIGTSTHLLGELLKSETKTDLLHVPYKSDAECISALLGGQVDVAWVSAQIAIPQVSGGKLIGLVVSGDAREPAMPGVPTVKEAGVPNMQVPIFFGLVGPAKLSQDVVDKLAAAMATVARDEEYRNALASMGLHAAASSPAQFSTLLESHRTRWSTLIRQLNISGQ; encoded by the coding sequence ATGATCAGGCTCACAGCTATCGGCGTCGCGCTCGCGGTCATTTCCGCCGGCGCGGGCGCGCAGGAGTATCCCACCCACCCCGTGACGATCATCGTCCCGTTCGCCGCCGGCGGAGGCACGGATCAATCCGCCCGGCTCGCGGCGCAATTGCTCACCAAATCCTTGCACCAGACCTTCGTCGTCGAAAACAAGGCGGGGGCCGGCGGCATGATAGGCCTGGGCCAGTTGGCCAGGGCCAAGCCCGATGGCTATACCCTTGGATGGGCTGGCAATAGCCCACTTACCATCGCGCCCTATCTGCAGAAGAGTCCCCCATACGATCCCGCGACGGCGTTCACGCCTGTAAGCCTGGCAGGATTGTCGTCATCGGTCCTGCTCGCGCGCCCAGGGCTGGACGTACGCAACCTCCAGGCCTTCGTCGCGAAGGCGAAAGCGCAACCTGGCTCGATATCGTTCGGCACCAGCGGCATCGGCACATCGACCCACCTGCTCGGGGAACTGCTGAAATCCGAGACGAAGACCGATCTGCTGCACGTCCCCTACAAGAGCGACGCGGAGTGCATCTCGGCCTTGCTGGGCGGTCAGGTCGATGTTGCATGGGTCTCGGCGCAGATCGCCATTCCACAGGTGAGCGGCGGCAAGCTGATCGGCCTGGTGGTGTCGGGCGACGCCCGCGAGCCTGCCATGCCTGGCGTGCCCACCGTGAAAGAGGCAGGCGTGCCGAACATGCAGGTGCCGATCTTCTTTGGCCTGGTCGGCCCGGCCAAGTTATCGCAGGACGTTGTCGACAAACTCGCCGCTGCGATGGCGACCGTGGCGCGCGACGAGGAGTACCGGAACGCGTTGGCGTCGATGGGCCTGCACGCGGCCGCTTCGTCTCCGGCACAGTTTTCCACGCTGCTCGAGAGCCATCGAACCCGCTGGTCGACGCTGATCAGGCAATTGAATATCAGCGGCCAGTAG
- a CDS encoding EthD domain-containing protein yields the protein MVKHISLIHRHPGESVADFRAYWLDVHSQLVKGVLPGLRKYVANFPVDVSHAEPLASGRQLSCDAIVELHFDSLDALKAAIRSPGWQSEKRKASSARLIDLSLNQYMIADEVPIALDA from the coding sequence ATGGTCAAACATATCAGCTTGATCCACCGTCACCCGGGCGAGTCCGTCGCGGATTTCCGCGCCTATTGGCTCGATGTGCACTCGCAACTGGTCAAGGGCGTCCTGCCCGGACTTCGCAAGTATGTCGCCAACTTTCCTGTCGACGTGTCGCACGCCGAACCGCTCGCCAGCGGTCGGCAACTATCCTGCGACGCGATCGTCGAATTGCACTTCGACAGCCTGGATGCGCTCAAGGCCGCGATCCGCTCGCCGGGTTGGCAGAGCGAAAAGCGCAAGGCCAGCAGCGCCAGGCTGATAGACCTATCCCTGAATCAGTACATGATCGCGGACGAAGTGCCGATAGCCTTGGACGCTTGA
- a CDS encoding FadR/GntR family transcriptional regulator, giving the protein MSKAMKAARRAPAVAEEASGPSFAPIKTKRAFEQVCDQIRREIAMGRLKPGDRLPPEREFGEQLGVSRTAVREALRSLENAGLVYCQQGMGGGAFICQRDSGIVTQAVSDMVMLGQVPWDDVTEARIMLTEQAIRLACERGTEEDFLALEQDIDHIEELTARGDFSRRTSYITEFYRLLALATHNLVLLMLLESLSELSRALLAKVDPVPKSDVIAVRRLVVKHIRARNADAAVTAMGAHLRRLDQYLRSESKKESPRRTRARS; this is encoded by the coding sequence ATGAGTAAAGCTATGAAGGCGGCGCGTAGAGCGCCGGCCGTGGCGGAAGAGGCGAGCGGGCCTTCCTTCGCACCGATAAAGACCAAGCGCGCCTTCGAACAGGTCTGCGACCAGATCCGCCGCGAAATCGCCATGGGCAGGCTGAAACCTGGGGATCGCCTTCCGCCGGAACGCGAATTCGGGGAGCAGCTCGGGGTCAGCCGCACCGCCGTCCGTGAAGCCTTGCGCAGCCTGGAAAACGCCGGCTTGGTGTATTGCCAGCAGGGCATGGGCGGTGGCGCATTCATCTGCCAGCGGGACTCAGGCATCGTGACGCAGGCCGTCAGCGATATGGTGATGCTCGGCCAGGTGCCCTGGGACGACGTTACCGAAGCGCGGATCATGTTGACCGAGCAGGCAATCCGCCTGGCGTGCGAGCGGGGAACGGAAGAAGACTTCCTCGCGCTGGAGCAGGATATCGATCACATCGAGGAACTGACCGCGCGCGGCGACTTCAGCCGACGCACCAGCTACATCACGGAGTTCTACCGGCTGCTGGCACTGGCCACTCACAATCTGGTCCTGCTCATGCTGCTGGAGTCGCTGTCCGAGCTCAGCCGCGCGCTGCTGGCCAAGGTCGATCCCGTGCCTAAAAGCGACGTCATCGCCGTCAGGCGCCTGGTGGTCAAGCATATCCGCGCGCGCAATGCCGACGCCGCCGTCACAGCGATGGGTGCGCACCTGCGGCGGCTGGATCAGTATCTGCGCAGCGAATCGAAGAAGGAGTCGCCCCGGCGCACCCGTGCCCGCTCATAG
- a CDS encoding aldo/keto reductase: MKYLPLGKSGLMVSQYVLGTLTFSGTNGFEALGGIGVAQARRFIDMALDAGVNAFDTANLYSKGDAEKVLGEALAGRRDQVLVFSKGRSAMTDGPNGGGASRGHLVGQLDATLKRLRTDYLDLYFVHQWDGVTPIEETVETMSGFVKSGKIRYWGFSNYSGWAIAKTAMVAQSPGFVPPVAHQIYYTPEAREAEYELITAGSEFGIASMIWSPLGQGLFGGKARRDGAMPAGTRQAAEGWREPYVTDWDRYADVLAAIEAVAAETGRSVPQVTLAWLRERPGVGPIVIGARDERQLSDNLASDSLQLSAEQTARIEKPGRPRAIYPFWHRAMWAMDRPSSAERSYLEGYRDSIGL, from the coding sequence ATGAAGTATCTCCCGCTCGGTAAATCCGGCTTGATGGTGTCCCAATACGTGCTGGGAACGCTGACGTTTTCCGGCACCAATGGCTTCGAAGCATTGGGGGGCATCGGCGTGGCGCAGGCCAGGCGCTTTATCGACATGGCCCTGGACGCCGGCGTCAATGCCTTCGATACCGCCAATCTCTATTCCAAGGGCGACGCCGAGAAAGTGCTCGGGGAAGCGCTGGCCGGCCGCCGGGACCAGGTTCTGGTTTTCAGCAAGGGACGATCCGCGATGACCGATGGCCCGAACGGCGGCGGCGCGTCTCGCGGCCATCTGGTCGGACAGCTGGACGCGACGCTGAAACGCCTGCGAACCGACTACCTGGACCTGTATTTCGTCCATCAATGGGACGGTGTCACGCCCATCGAGGAAACCGTCGAAACGATGTCAGGATTCGTCAAGAGCGGGAAAATCCGCTATTGGGGATTTTCGAACTACAGCGGTTGGGCCATCGCGAAGACGGCCATGGTGGCGCAATCGCCTGGATTCGTGCCGCCGGTTGCGCACCAGATCTACTACACGCCGGAGGCGCGCGAAGCCGAATATGAATTGATCACCGCTGGCAGTGAGTTCGGGATCGCCTCGATGATCTGGAGTCCCCTCGGACAAGGCCTGTTCGGCGGCAAGGCCAGGCGCGACGGCGCCATGCCGGCAGGCACTCGCCAGGCGGCCGAGGGATGGCGTGAACCTTACGTGACGGACTGGGACCGCTACGCCGACGTCCTCGCCGCGATCGAGGCCGTCGCGGCGGAAACCGGACGCTCCGTGCCCCAGGTGACGCTGGCCTGGCTGCGGGAACGCCCCGGCGTCGGCCCCATCGTCATTGGCGCACGCGATGAACGGCAACTCTCGGACAACCTCGCGTCAGATTCCCTGCAGCTTTCCGCCGAGCAGACGGCGCGCATAGAAAAGCCGGGCCGCCCCCGCGCCATCTATCCCTTTTGGCATCGGGCCATGTGGGCCATGGACCGGCCTTCATCCGCCGAGCGCTCTTACCTTGAGGGCTACCGGGACAGCATCGGTCTATGA
- a CDS encoding FAD-dependent monooxygenase, giving the protein MNIMEAEVLVVGGGPVGLSLAGDLGWRGRRAVLLEQGDGRIVQAKMDGVGIRTMEFCRRWGIVNDVESSAYNRRYPQDNVYLTALNGYELGRQAMPAMADDRPPPESPQKRERCPQNMFDPVLQRFAASQPGVELRYGHRLLSFQQDADGVTSDVQDLRTGQVSAYRTKYLVGCDGGRSTVREQLGIGMQGKGVLTHTTNVIFRCADFNGLHDKAPGYRYMFVGDAGVWATIVAINGNDQWRMSIIGNARERHDYTDEQLKQFAYRAVGKPFDLELLSVLRWTRIEQVADSYRRGRVFICGDACHLTSPTGGLGMNTGIGDAVDLSWKLAACLEGWGGESLLESYEVERRPVAHRITRFSTSNLEVMQKVPHTAMIFADGPAGDEARASVGKALGDGLRKEWFSKNMHLGNRYMDSPVVVYNEPETPEQVEREFLDAVNYRPTTRPGCRAPHVWLAEGVSSLDLFGKGFVLMAAASRRDEASTMARAAQEAGVPLVVHEMKHEGVLAAYQEPLVLVRPDGHVAWRSGTVPQDPVGLMRGVAGQ; this is encoded by the coding sequence ATGAACATCATGGAAGCGGAAGTTCTCGTCGTGGGGGGTGGGCCGGTCGGTTTGTCGTTGGCAGGAGATCTCGGCTGGCGCGGACGCAGGGCGGTGCTCCTGGAGCAGGGGGACGGCAGGATCGTCCAGGCGAAAATGGATGGCGTCGGTATACGGACCATGGAGTTCTGCCGGCGTTGGGGTATCGTCAATGATGTCGAATCCAGCGCCTACAACCGCCGTTACCCTCAGGACAATGTCTACCTGACGGCCCTGAACGGCTACGAACTGGGCAGGCAGGCCATGCCCGCCATGGCGGATGACCGGCCTCCGCCAGAAAGCCCGCAGAAGCGCGAACGGTGCCCGCAGAATATGTTCGACCCGGTCCTGCAGCGCTTTGCCGCGTCGCAGCCTGGTGTCGAATTGCGGTATGGCCATCGGCTGCTTTCATTCCAGCAGGATGCGGACGGCGTGACGTCCGATGTGCAGGATCTGCGGACAGGCCAGGTCAGCGCGTACCGCACGAAGTACCTGGTGGGCTGCGACGGGGGCCGCAGCACGGTGCGAGAGCAACTGGGCATAGGCATGCAAGGCAAGGGCGTCCTGACCCATACGACCAACGTCATTTTCAGGTGCGCGGACTTCAACGGCCTGCATGACAAGGCGCCAGGCTACCGCTACATGTTCGTGGGGGACGCCGGCGTGTGGGCGACCATCGTCGCGATCAACGGCAATGACCAGTGGCGTATGTCCATCATCGGCAACGCAAGGGAGCGGCACGACTATACGGACGAACAGCTCAAGCAGTTCGCCTACCGTGCCGTGGGCAAGCCCTTCGATCTGGAATTGTTGAGCGTCCTGCGGTGGACCCGTATCGAACAGGTCGCCGACAGCTACCGGCGCGGGCGGGTTTTCATCTGCGGCGATGCTTGCCACCTGACCTCCCCAACCGGTGGCCTCGGCATGAATACCGGCATCGGCGATGCGGTGGACCTTTCGTGGAAATTGGCCGCCTGCCTGGAAGGCTGGGGCGGCGAATCGCTACTCGAATCCTACGAGGTCGAGCGCCGACCCGTCGCGCACCGGATCACGCGCTTCTCGACCAGCAATCTGGAGGTCATGCAGAAGGTGCCGCATACCGCCATGATCTTCGCGGATGGTCCCGCGGGCGACGAGGCCAGGGCATCCGTCGGCAAGGCACTCGGCGACGGCCTGCGCAAGGAGTGGTTCTCCAAGAACATGCACCTGGGTAACCGCTATATGGATTCCCCCGTCGTCGTCTACAACGAGCCGGAGACCCCCGAGCAGGTGGAACGGGAATTTCTGGACGCGGTCAACTACCGACCGACGACCCGGCCAGGATGCAGGGCGCCGCATGTGTGGCTTGCGGAAGGCGTCTCCAGCCTGGATCTATTCGGCAAGGGATTCGTGTTGATGGCGGCCGCAAGTCGGCGCGACGAGGCTTCCACCATGGCCCGGGCGGCGCAGGAGGCCGGTGTGCCGCTCGTCGTTCATGAGATGAAGCACGAAGGCGTACTGGCGGCCTACCAGGAGCCGCTGGTGCTGGTGCGGCCGGACGGTCATGTCGCCTGGCGGTCCGGGACCGTGCCCCAGGACCCTGTCGGACTGATGCGCGGTGTGGCGGGCCAATAG
- a CDS encoding SDR family NAD(P)-dependent oxidoreductase: MGSGMQLDHVSAIVTGAAGGIGRALVRALLESGANVLANDIDDARLHGLRDSMASDHHVRLRLLRADLADPGSPPRLLDAAEQAFGRANTLINSSGLGRAIYTRDLLTAPPPVWDIDFSAWQSMFDANTMSPIRLINAAVRRFRVSGWGRIVTITTSLDHMLAHGSGPYGPSKAALEAYTSILARELNGSGVTANVLVPGGTVDTPMVPDIPNLARESLLSPEVMVSPLRWLLSKAADNVTCRRIRANLWDTGLPPEVAYRSASAPAGWWDLAAGQQRRPSQPANQ, encoded by the coding sequence GTGGGGAGCGGCATGCAACTGGATCATGTAAGCGCGATCGTGACCGGCGCGGCGGGCGGAATCGGTCGAGCATTGGTGCGCGCATTGCTGGAAAGTGGCGCCAACGTGCTCGCCAACGATATCGACGACGCGCGGCTTCATGGCTTGAGGGATTCGATGGCGAGCGATCATCATGTCCGCCTGAGGCTGCTGCGCGCGGACCTGGCCGACCCGGGTTCGCCGCCGCGCTTGCTGGATGCAGCGGAACAGGCATTCGGCCGAGCCAATACGCTCATCAATAGTTCCGGCCTCGGGCGCGCCATATATACCAGGGATCTGCTGACCGCCCCCCCGCCCGTCTGGGACATCGACTTCTCCGCCTGGCAAAGCATGTTCGACGCCAATACGATGAGCCCCATACGCCTGATCAACGCCGCGGTCCGGCGCTTCCGCGTCTCTGGATGGGGCCGGATCGTCACCATTACCACCAGCCTTGACCATATGCTCGCCCATGGCTCGGGACCATACGGTCCATCGAAAGCTGCCCTGGAGGCATACACGTCGATTCTCGCACGTGAATTGAACGGCTCCGGGGTTACCGCGAACGTCCTGGTGCCCGGTGGCACCGTGGACACACCCATGGTGCCGGACATTCCCAACCTCGCTCGCGAATCGCTGCTTTCGCCCGAAGTCATGGTTTCCCCTCTGCGCTGGTTGCTGTCCAAGGCCGCCGATAACGTCACCTGCAGGCGCATCCGCGCGAATCTGTGGGACACGGGCTTGCCCCCGGAAGTGGCCTACCGGTCGGCATCCGCCCCGGCGGGATGGTGGGATCTGGCGGCGGGGCAGCAGCGGCGCCCCAGCCAGCCGGCCAATCAATAA